A window of the Mesotoga prima MesG1.Ag.4.2 genome harbors these coding sequences:
- a CDS encoding TRAP transporter large permease — protein sequence MGLILFFIIFGATFALGYPIAFGMIMGGFAYFITSGMDLGIFLDIMAIELRAQDVLLAVPMFIFAANVMNDTEITDRLFGFLKQLLGGVRGGLAYANIGASIIFAGMSGSEIADVSGLGTIEIKAMMDDGYDGPFSCAVTCASATISPLIPPSIPMVIYAMLTGTSLGYLFLAGIVPGLFLGFIEAGMALYLSKKRNYPKGQRYPLKVIARSFVRSFPALLAPVILLAGIYGGIFTPTESAAVLAAYSILVSIFIYRTLGLKKLRKIMLKTVYNVGAISFMIAGAFVVKYVLAREEIPLLLTNAFVDMGLLSSAWVLLLSVNVLFFILGMFFDVSVIQLVIIPIVFPLVRAAGIDPVHFGIVTTFNLMLALDTPPYGQTGFITSAISKTPVGKVFKEMLKYWIPIEVMGLVIITYWSDFVLWLPRLLGYAH from the coding sequence ATGGGATTGATACTCTTTTTTATTATATTTGGTGCAACCTTCGCTCTGGGGTATCCGATAGCCTTTGGGATGATCATGGGGGGCTTTGCCTACTTCATTACTTCCGGAATGGATCTGGGAATCTTCCTAGACATAATGGCAATCGAACTGAGGGCCCAGGACGTTCTCCTTGCGGTTCCCATGTTCATATTTGCCGCGAACGTTATGAATGATACTGAGATTACTGACAGGCTTTTTGGCTTTTTGAAGCAACTCTTGGGAGGTGTAAGGGGTGGACTTGCGTACGCAAACATTGGCGCCAGCATTATCTTTGCGGGAATGAGCGGATCGGAAATAGCTGATGTTTCAGGTCTCGGAACAATAGAGATAAAAGCGATGATGGACGATGGTTATGACGGTCCATTCTCCTGCGCGGTAACGTGCGCTTCGGCAACGATTTCGCCGCTGATCCCTCCCAGTATCCCCATGGTTATCTATGCTATGCTGACAGGGACTTCGCTCGGATACCTATTTCTGGCGGGAATTGTTCCGGGGCTCTTTCTGGGTTTTATCGAGGCCGGTATGGCTTTGTACCTCTCAAAGAAAAGGAACTATCCCAAAGGGCAGAGATACCCACTCAAGGTAATTGCCAGGAGTTTCGTTAGGTCGTTCCCGGCTTTGCTCGCCCCAGTCATTTTGCTTGCTGGAATATATGGCGGCATATTCACACCGACTGAATCGGCGGCGGTACTGGCTGCATATTCAATTCTCGTTAGCATCTTCATTTATCGCACGCTTGGATTGAAGAAGCTACGAAAGATAATGCTAAAGACAGTGTACAACGTTGGCGCAATAAGCTTCATGATTGCCGGCGCCTTTGTTGTGAAATATGTCCTAGCAAGAGAAGAGATACCGCTGTTGCTCACTAATGCATTCGTGGATATGGGCCTTCTGTCAAGTGCCTGGGTGCTTCTTTTGAGTGTTAATGTTCTCTTCTTCATCCTTGGAATGTTCTTCGACGTATCGGTCATACAGCTGGTAATTATACCGATCGTCTTTCCACTTGTGAGGGCTGCAGGGATAGACCCCGTTCATTTCGGAATCGTAACCACTTTCAACCTTATGCTTGCGCTGGATACGCCTCCTTACGGACAAACCGGTTTCATAACTAGTGCTATCAGCAAAACTCCCGTCGGAAAGGTCTTCAAAGAGATGCTAAAATATTGGATACCGATAGAAGTTATGGGACTTGTAATAATTACTTACTGGTCCGATTTCGTTTTGTGGCTTCCAAGATTGCTTGGGTATGCGCATTAA
- a CDS encoding TRAP transporter small permease, which produces MKKIFLSLLKTLQILLNLIESWGGTIFLGLLFLSIFFQVILRYVFSSPSPELFEIAQYSFIWTIFLGAPYARKFDAHIKFDILFLRFSRKVQLILQIVFDLFFCIVLLVSLGPVLGDVIFYKIIKSEVLRIPWTYLFMCFPIFMVLTFIHNVIWIVKSFLELISGKTFAKEVEPWD; this is translated from the coding sequence ATGAAAAAGATATTCTTGTCGCTTTTGAAGACATTACAAATTCTGCTGAATCTAATTGAATCTTGGGGCGGGACTATTTTTCTCGGGCTTCTGTTCCTCAGCATTTTCTTCCAGGTGATTTTGAGGTATGTATTCAGCAGTCCCTCCCCGGAGCTATTCGAGATAGCGCAATATAGTTTCATCTGGACGATATTCCTGGGCGCCCCTTACGCAAGAAAGTTCGATGCTCATATAAAGTTCGATATTCTCTTCCTTAGGTTTTCCAGGAAGGTGCAGCTGATACTCCAGATAGTGTTCGACCTTTTCTTCTGCATAGTCCTTCTGGTCTCTCTGGGGCCAGTGCTTGGCGATGTGATCTTTTACAAAATAATAAAATCAGAGGTTCTCAGAATACCCTGGACATATCTCTTCATGTGCTTTCCGATTTTCATGGTATTGACGTTCATTCACAACGTGATCTGGATAGTGAAGAGCTTCCTGGAACTCATTTCCGGGAAGACATTTGCTAAGGAGGTTGAACCATGGGATTGA